The DNA window CTTCTTGTTGTACTCCCATTCCCGGTGATGAGATCATTGGTTTTATTACCAGAGGACGTGGGGTGAGTGTTCATAAAAAAGATTGTACGACGGCAACCAAACAACTCGAATGGATGAAAACCATTCCTGTTCGTTGGGAAGGCCCAGGGGAACCCATTCCAATTCAAATTGAAGTGCGTGCCAAAGACGTTCAAGGGATCTACTTATCTATGGTGGAATCCATTTCTAGCACAGAAACAAATATTTTGGAAGCCGGAGCTTCATCACATCCGAATGGAACACTCACCGCCAAATTTATGTTAGAAGTTGATCATTTGGACCAACTCAAAGAAATTTTGGAAAACTTAAGAATGATCCAAGGTGTGGTATTTGCAGAAAGGGTTAAAAAATAAACCACTGCACTTGGTTCGGTCTCAGTTTGAAATAAATCCCTTCTTCGGATTTTGTTTGTGGGTATTCAATTCCTGAGACAAGGTCGGTTAAACTCGTTTGGAATTGGATTCCTTCTTGGAAGGGAATTCTTCCCGATACTTCCGAATTTGTATGATTCCATAAAACCAGTTCTGTATGATTTCCTGTTTGAATGGCTTTCATAAATATAGAAACACCACGAAACTCATTGTAATTCGGCAAATAAAACTTACTATCCGCATTTCTTTTGGCGATTGTTCCCAGTGCTAGTTTGTAAAATTCTTCTGAATGAGGATTTGGTATTTCTAAATCGGTGCAAATCATTTGGACAGGAATTTTTCGAGTGAGTCCCTTTTCTTGTCCTTCATGAAATAACAAAATACACTCTGAGGTCGCAAGTAGACTAAAATAGGATTCTGAATTTTCACCAAATATATGTTTTGCTCTATCTTCGTCATGGTTTTCTAAAAATCGAATTTTTCTTAAATTAGAATTATCATTGAGACTTTGAGAAACAGAAGAGAGTTGGTTTTCTTTCAGAACATCATAAAAGGATTTATCATAAGTGGCATCAAATCCTAATTCGAGTAATCGATTTTCCATACCCCAATAAACTTCTGCGTAAAATTTAAAATGCGGAAAG is part of the Leptospira noumeaensis genome and encodes:
- a CDS encoding alpha-amylase, coding for MKEPLERALSSNQNSLPILWADEIWLMGVWKNSPKSQTIARRMPELQPGFQATKHPLLPEDVYGSPYSIFSYTPDPLVSEYDNLTNVYKLIQKWNKKLILDFVPNHMAIDSPIVDSNPDFFLKADTSAKSKNSFQHPNGNVYAHGRDPYFDGWTDTIQWDFSNPNVENKHIQILFEIAKQCDGVRCDMAMLPLPEVFEKTHGKKSVYDWERVIRAVRKNFPHFKFYAEVYWGMENRLLELGFDATYDKSFYDVLKENQLSSVSQSLNDNSNLRKIRFLENHDEDRAKHIFGENSESYFSLLATSECILLFHEGQEKGLTRKIPVQMICTDLEIPNPHSEEFYKLALGTIAKRNADSKFYLPNYNEFRGVSIFMKAIQTGNHTELVLWNHTNSEVSGRIPFQEGIQFQTSLTDLVSGIEYPQTKSEEGIYFKLRPNQVQWFIF